The Streptomyces sp. NBC_00454 DNA segment GCTTCGGCGGCAGGCTCCGCGTCGGCATCCCGGAGGCCTCCGCGGAATGGGAGGACACGGCCCGGCAGGCCGCCGAATGCCTGGTCGGCGGCAGCACCCGGCGCGGTGCCAAGCCCGACGGCATCGTCGTCTTCCTCTGCCAGGACCCGCGCGGGGACGAGAGCGGGCAGCGCGTGATGACACGGCTGCGCCCGCTCGCCCAGCGGATCCGGCTGGCCTGCGGCGCCCTGGACGTACCCGTGCTGGAGGCGCTGTGCCTCTCCGCAGGGCGGTACTGGTCCTACTGCTGCCCCGACGAGCGCTGTTGCCCCGCCGAGGGCAGCGTGCCCGCCCCGCCCGGCACCTCCGTGATGGCCGCCGCGGCCACCTTCGCGGGGCTGCAGGTCCGGGGCTCCCTCAAGGAGATCGAGCGGCGGCTGACCCCGCTGCGCGGGACGGTCGCCGAGGAGATGGAGCGGGCCCTGGACCGGGCGGCGGCCGCCCTGGTGCCGAAGATCCTCGACGGGGCCACCCGGGAGGAGGTGGGCGCCGAGACCGTGGTCCTCGCCCGCGCCCTGATGCAGCGCATGACCCTCGCCCCGCCGGCCGAAGCCGGCCCCTGCGCCGACGACCGGGACGACGCGCTGCTCGGCCACGACGAGGCCGCCTCGCTGATCCTCGGCCTCCAGGACCGGGAGATCCGCGACATCGCCGCCGAGTGGATGGAGGACGAGGAGGCAGCCCCCGCCCTGCGGCTGTGGCGGGCCCTGGCCCGGCGCTGCGTCGGGGCCTACGGGGAGCACGCGGCGGCCCCGCTGACCCTGGCGGGCTGGGTCTCCTGGTCCACCGGAGACGAGCCGACCGCGAGGATCGCGCTGGGCCTGGCGTTGCGGGCGGACGGCGAGTACCGCTTCGCGCAGCTCCTGCACCACGCCTGCAACGAAGGGATCGACCCGGAGGGGCTGCGGGAGTGCCTGAGGCAGGAGCGGCGCCGCAGGGAGCCCCGCAGGGGCCGCCAGGCGGCCGGGGGTCGACGGGGTGTCACCAGGCCTCCCGGCCGCCGCAGTCGGACCGCTCGCCGCGAATCCGGCCGCACGGTCGGGGGAGAGCAGTGATGCCCCGGGCCCGGGGGCTGCTGCGGGCTCGGCCGCCCGTGCCGTCCCGGTGGCGGCTGCTGCCGGGGGCGGTGTGTTCGGTCCTGCGCCGGCGGCTCAGGCCACGGCCGGGTCTCCGATGGGCGCAGCCACCGCCGGGGCCCGTGACCCGGGCGGGGGTGGGGGCGTTGCCCTGGGGGGTGGTGGGGGCCCGGCCGCGCCGCCGCCCAGCCGATCCACCCGGAGCGCAGACAAGGCGTCGCATGTCCCACCCCGTACCCCCGGCCCGCGTACCACCGTCCCGCAGGCCCGACTTGCCGCCCGTGCACGGTGCCGTCATCTGTGTCGCCGCGCCCTGCCTCGTCATCTCGCCCGAGCACGGCCAGCTCACCGGGCAGGGGATCGACGGGATCTACCGCTCCGGCCGCAGGCTGCTGTCCCGCTGCGTGCTGCGGATCGACGGCCGGGATCCGGTCGCCGTACAGGGGCGCAGCCTCGGCGCGGACCGGGCCGCCTTCACCGCGACCGTCCGCACCGGAGCCGAGGCCGGGCCCGACCCCGATGTCGGTGTGGAGCGGATCCGGCACGCCGACGGCACCGAGCGGATCACCCTGCGCAGTTTCACCACCCGGCCGCTGCGGATCCCCGTGGAGGTCTCCCTCGGCACCGACCTGGCGGAGCTGGCCGAGGTGGCCGCCGGCCGGGCCGGGCCGGAACTGCCCGCCGGGGTGCACGCCGCCGGGCTGCGCTGGACCAGCGGGGAAGCCCAGGCCGTCACGGCGGCCGAGCCGGCTCCGGACGACGCGCTCGCCTCCGTCGGGCTGCTGCGCTGGCAGCTCGAACTGGGCCCCGGCGAATCGCGCACCATCGAGCTGCGGACCACCCGGGACCGCGCGGCGCGGGCCACCGCCGGGCAGGTGGCGAATCCGCTGTCCGACGCCCGTGCGGAGGGCGACGACCCCAGGGCCGAGGCCTGGCTGCGCACCGGGATCGAGGACCTCGGGGCGCTCCTGCTCAGGGATCCGCGGGATCCCGCCGACGCCTATGCGGCGGCCGGGGTGCCGTGGCGGCTCGGACTGGCCCCGGCGGAATCCCTGTGGGCGGCCCGCATGGCCCTCCCGCTCGGCACCGGACTGGCCGCCGCGACCCTGCGCGTCCTGGCCCGGACCCAGATCGGGGGCCGCGGTGGCGACGCCGGGAAGATCCCGGGCCCCCTGCGCGGTGCCGGGCCGCAGCTGCCCCCCGGCTGCACCGGGACCGAGGCGACGCTGGCCTTCCCCGCGGTACTGGCCGAAGCCAGGCGCTGGGGGATGCCCGAGGCGGAGGTGGCCCGGCTCCTCCCCGCCGCCGAGCGGTGCCTGGACTGGCTGCGGGGAGCCCTGGGGGAGGACGGGTTCCTGGCCGATCCCGACCCGGGACCGCGCCGCTGTGAAACCCAGGCCCACGCCCATCGGGCCGCGCTGCTCGGCGCCGATCTGCTCGACGGGTGCGGGCGGCCCGGAGCCGCGGAGTGGCGGGAGTGGGCGGCCGCCCTGCGGGAGCGGTTCGCAGCCGGGTTCTGGCTCGGCGGCCCCGACGGGGGCCGGCCCGCGGCGGCCCTGCATCCCGACGGGCGGCCGCTGCCCCGGCTGACGGGGGCCGCCGCCCACCTGCTCGACACCGGGCTGCTCGGAGGCGGCCGGCTCGCGCCGGGACTGCTCGACCGGGTCCGTACCGAGCAGCTGGCGCGGCTGCTCGGAGCCCCCGCCATGGACTCCGGGTGGGGGCTGCGGAGCATGGCGGTCCGCGAGCCGGGCCACAACCCGTTCGGCTACAGATCGGGCGCGGTACGGCCGTACGAGAGCGCGGTCGCGGTGGCCGGACTGGCCCAGGCCGGCTGCGAGAAGGAAGCCACCGCACTGCTCAGGGGACTGCTGGACGCGGCGGAGAGCTTCGGGTACCGCCTCCCGGAGATGTACGCGGCCGAGCAGCGCACCGCGGGCAGCGCTCCGCTTCCGCATCCGGCTGCCTGCCGCCCGGCGGCGGTCGCGGCGGCCGCCGGGATCCACGTGCTGACCGCCCTGGCCGGGATCCGGCCGGACGCCCCCGCCGGCACGGTCGCCCTCAACCCGCTCCCCGGAGCCCCGCTCGGCGAGCTCCGCCTCTCCGGTCTCCGGGTTTCCGGGGAACCCTTCGCCGTGCGGATCAGCCGCCTCGGCCTCGGAATGGTCGAGGAGGCCGCCGATGCGCTGCAACTGGGCGGCTGAGTCCGGTCCGGCCGCACCGCGCGGCTTCCGGTTCCGTGCTCCGAGGATCACCAAAGCTCTGTTTATCGTCAGGCAGACGACTATGATCGCGGCATGTCGCCCTACGACCCGTCGGCCTTTCCGCCCTTCGCCGTCACCGTCGACCTGGTCGTGCTCACCGTGCGGCGCCACGCGCTCTGCGCGCTGGTGGTCCGGCGGGGCGAGCAGCCCTTCCAGGGACGCTGGGCGCTGCCCGGCGGCTTCGTGCGGGGAGACGAGGACCTGGCGGCGGCCGCGGCCCGTGAACTGGCCGAGGAAACCGGTCTGTGCACCCACGACCCGGCCGCCGGGGTCACTCCGGGCGTGGGCAACGGGGCCCATCTCGAACAGCTGGCGACCTACGGCGATCCGAAGCGCGATCCGCGCATGCGGGTGGTCAGCGTGGCGCACCTGGTGCTGGCTCCGGACCTCCCCGCGCCCCGGGCCGGAGGCGACGCCAACAGTGCGCGCTGGGCCCCCGTGGAGGAGCTGGTGTCCACCGGAGGCCAGACCGGCGGCGGACTCGCCTTCGACCACGAGCGGATCCTCGCAGACGGGGTCGAGCGGGCCCGCTCGAAGATCGAGTACTCCTCCCTGGCCACCGCCTTCTGCCCGCCCGAGTTCACCGTCGGGGAGCTGCGCCGGGTCTACGAGGCGGTCTGGGGCGTGGCCCTCGACCCCCGCAACTTCCACCGCAAGGTCACCGGCACCCCCGGGTTCCTGGTGCCCGCCGGTGGGACGACGACCCGTCAGGGCGGTCGGCCCGCACAGCTGTTCCGGGCGGGCGGGGCCACCCTGCTCAACCCGCCGATGCTGCGCCCCGAAATCTGACCCGCAGGCATCAGCGCCGGCGCCGGGCCGAGCGCCCGCATCGGCATCAGCACCCGCGTCAGCACCCGCATCGGCGCCTGATCCGACACGGGCGAATGCCCGTGTCGGATCCACTGAATATCGGACATATCGCGTTATCTTGTTGGCGGTACTCACGCTGCCGCAGAGCGGTCTCACCCCCCGCGAGAGAAGCGATGCTCCAGGCCATCGGACTGACCAGCAACCCCCGTCGAGACCTCCCGCCCCTCGTGGACGACCTCACCTTCGAGGCCCGCCCCGGGAGCGTGACCGCGCTCCTCGGCGGCCCAGGATCGGGCAAGACCACCGCACTGCGGCTCATGCTCGAACTCGAACCCGGCCGCGGAGTGACCTACTTCCGCGGGCGCCCTCTGCACCGGATCCCGTATCCGGGCCGCGAGGTCGGCGTGCTCCTCGGCGACCTTCCGGGCAACCCCTCGCGCACCGTCCGGAGTCAGCTGCGCATGCTGTGCGCCGCTGCCGGCGTGCCGGCCTCCCGGGCCGACACCATGCTGGAGGTCGTCGGCGTCGCGGGCCTGCGCGATCAGCGGCTCGGATCGCTCTCGCTCGGCATGGAGCGCCGGGTCGCCCTGGCCTGCGCGCTGCTCGCCGACCCCTGCACGCTGGTCCTCGACGAGCCCGCCGCCGGGCTCTCACCCCGCGAACGGAGCTGGCTGCACGGCCTGCTGCGCGGACACGCCTCCCTCGGCGGAGCCGTGCTCTTCACCACCGAAGACGCGAAGGAAGCCGCCCGCAGCGCCGACCGGGTCGTCAGCATCGAGGCGGGCCGGCTCGTCGCCGACCAGGACGCGGCGGAGTTCGCCCGGACCCGGCTGCGGCCGCGGGTCGCCGTGCGCACCCCGCACGCCGCCCGGCTGGCCGACGTACTGGGCCGAGAGGCGCGGGCGACCCAGCGCACGGTGGAGATCGTCGAGGAGAGCGGCAGCCGCCTGTCCGTGTACGGAAGCAACTGCGCCGAGATCGGCGAGGCGGCCTTCCGCCACGGGGTGCTCGTCCATCAACTCGCCGACGAGACCGGCGACGCGGGAGCCCCGTCGCTGCCGCGCGCCCGAGCCCGCGCCGACGCCGCATCCGGGGTCCGGGCCACGGGCGCCGACGCGGCACCGGCCGGGCCCGGCGAGGCGGGCGCGGACGGCGACGGGCGCCGGCGCCACGCCCGCTCCAGCCGGCCCACCTCGGTCGTGCGCAGGCTCGGCGGCCCGCTGCGACCCCTGCGCTACGAACTGCACAGGGTCTTCGGCACCGCCACCCCCGTCCTCACCGCCGCCTTCGTCGTCGCCGTGTCCGTCCTCACGGCGCTGGTGCTCGCCCGGGTCGGCCACACCGCGCAGAACCGGCTGCTCGCCGCCTGGCCGGAGTTGCTGCCGCTGCCGCCGGCGGCTCTCGGGGCCGGACTGCTCGGCGCCCTCGCCTTCGGCGAGGAGTACCGCTACCCGGCGCTCGCCGCCGACCGGGGCACCGTCCCCCGCCGGCTCGGGCTGCTCACGGCGAAGCTCGGGGTCAGCGCGGTCCTCGCGCTCCTGCTCGGGATCCTCGCGGTGAGCGCCGACGCCGCCGCCCTGACGCTGGTCTTCGGCAGTGGCCCGCTGCGTACGCCCGTGGAGTGGGTTTCCCCGGCCGCGAGTTGGGCGGGCCTGCTCATCGGCTGCGCCTGGTCCGGGGTGCTGGCCTCGGGAGCCTTCCGGTCCGCCTCCGCCGGTCTGGCCGCGGTGCTCGCCGTACCGGTGATGGTCGTACCGCTGGTGCGCAAGGCGTTGGACGGTCCGTCCGCGTACCCGGTGAGCGGCCTCGCGCAGCGCCTGCGCGCCCTGGCCTGGGCGCAGTGGCCGCCGGAGGCGGACCGCCTGGTTCTCGGGGCCCTGCGGGTGATGGCCCAACCGGTCGGCACCGCGCTGGTGTTGTCGCTGATGGTCCTGTTGTGCGCCTATGGGTTCACAGGACTGCGCGGCCGCGTTCGGTTGTGAGGGATCGTTGGTGATCGTTCCGATGCGGGACGGCACCTCAACGGGATCGATGCGGTCCACATCGAGGGTGCCGGACTGCAACTCCCCGTAAAAAGCCCGGTTCTTTACGATAAGTCGTCAATTGCGTAGGTGGCACCGATCACCCTTTCGTGTGCTTTTCACCAAAGACCTCAAGGGCGGTGGAGACGAGGCCGACAAAGGATTCGTGAGTACCCTTGCGCACACCATGATGACCGCCGCCCGCCACGCCGACTCCGGCCTCGCCGGCTCGGGCGAACTCGACCGCTACCCCTTCGCGGAGGCCTCCGGGACCGACCGCGTAGGAGTGCCCCACTGGGACGGATCCGACATCGAGTTGAGCCGGGTCGGCCGGCGCGCGGCCGGCAGCCGCGGCCGCGGACTGCACGGCCAACTCGTCCAGCAGCTCGGCCAGATGATCGTTTCCGGTGACCTCGGCGCGGACCGCCCGCTGGTTCCCGAGGAGATCGGCCAGCGTTTCGAGGTCTCCCGCACGGTCGTCCGCGAATCGCTGCGGGTCCTGGAGGCCAAGGGCCTCGTCAGCGCCCGCCCGAACGTCGGCACCCGGGTCCGTCCGGTCGCCGACTGGAACCTGCTCGACCCCGACATCATCGAGTGGCGCGCCTTCGGCCCGCAGCGCGACGACCAGCGCCGCGAGCTGGGTGAGCTCCGCTGGACCATCGAACCGCTCGCGGCCCGCCTCGCCGCCGGCCACGGCCGTCAGGACATCCAGCAGCGTCTCGTCGACATGGTCGAGATCATGGGTCACGCCCTCGGCCAGGGAGACTCGATCACCTTCGCCCGTGCGGACAACGAGTTCCACGCGCTGCTCATCCAGGTCGCGGGCAACCGCATGCTGGAGCACCTCTCCGGCATCGTCTCCTCCGCCCTCCAGGTGTCCGGCAGCCCCGTCACTGCCTGCGACCGCCCCAGCGAGACCTGCGTCGCGCACCACGCGCGGATGGTCGAGGCCATCGCCGCCGGTGACGCGATCGGCGCGGAGAACGCGATGCGCCAGCTTCTGACGGTGCATCCGGAGGTCGAGCGAGTGGTCCCCGCCCCGCGCGAGCACTGACGGGCCCACGGGCTCGGGTGTGCTGGGGTGCGGGGATGGCGGGAGAGCTGCCGACGCGTCGCCGGGCCCCGGGGGAGGGTCCGGCGGCTTCGACGTCGGGGCCCCGGCGGCCCGGAGCCCGGCGGCGCCGCTCCCGAGCGGTCCTCCGGCCCCCGAAACGGGGCGTGTTCGGACACACCGGACCCACATTTATGACCGTATGACCGGCATGGCATCAAACGGGGTGTGACTCGGGCCACGAAGATTGGGCGTAACGCTCCGCGAGGTCACGCGATGACCTAAGAGGTGATGGCCGACGGAGGGAAGACAGCAGCCCTTGGGGGTGCTGTACAGCTCCCCGGCCCCTGCCCGCGCCGCCGGCCCATCCCCAGTCGGTGGTCGTCGGCTCCGGTCCAGCACCACCAGGCCCGGGGTCGGAAGCCGTTTCCATCGTTCCGAGAGGTTGTTCGTGTCGGCCAGCACATCCCGTACGCTCCCGCCGGAGATCGCCGATTCCGAGTCTGTGATGGCGCTCATCGAGCGGGGCAAGGCCGAGGGGCAGATCGCCGGCGATGACGTGCGTCGGGCCTTCGAGGCTGACCAGATTCCTGCGACCCAGTGGAAGAATGTTCTGCGCAGCCTCAACCAGATCCTCGAGGAAGAGGGTGTGACGCTGATGGTCAGTGCCGCGGAGTCGCCCAAGCGCACCACCCGCAAGAGCGTCGCAGCGAAGACCCCCGCCAAGCGGACGGCCACCAAGACGGTCGCGGCGAAGACGGCGGCCGCGCCGGCCGTCGCCGCGACGGCCCCGGAGACCGAGGTGGCGGCCCCGGAGACCGCCGACGCCCTCGCGCAGGAGACAGCGACCGAACCCGCCGTGAAGAAGACGGCGGCGAAGAAGACGGCTGCGGCCAAGAAGGCCGCGCCCGCCAAGAAGACCGCCGCGAAGAAGACGGCGGCGAAGAAGACCGCCACCAAGAAGGACGCCGACGAGGCCGGCGACGAAGAGGCCACGGAAGAGGGAGCGGGCGCGGCCAAGGCCGAGTCCGAGGAGGAAGAGGACGGCGGCGAGAGCAAGGGCTTCGTCATCTCGGACGACGAGGACGACGCCCCCGCGCAGCAGGTCGCCGTGGCCGGCGCCACCGCCGACCCCGTCAAGGACTACCTCAAGCAGATCGGCAAGGTCCCCCTCCTCAACGCCGAGCAGGAGGTCGAGCTCGCCAAGCGCATCGAGGCGGGTCTCTTCGCCGAGGACAAGCTGGCCAACTCCGACAAGCTGGCGCCCAAGCTCAAGCGCGAGCTGGAGATCATCGCCGAGGACGGCCGCCGCGCCAAGAACCACCTGCTGGAGGCCAACCTCCGCCTCGTGGTCTCGCTGGCCAAGCGCTACACCGGCCGCGGCATGCTCTTCCTGGACCTGATCCAGGAGGGCAACCTGGGCCTGATCCGTGCGGTCGAGAAGTTCGACTACACCAAGGGCTACAAGTTCTCCACGTACGCCACCTGGTGGATCCGCCAGGCGATCACCCGCGCCATGGCGGACCAGGCCCGCACCATCCGCATCCCGGTGCACATGGTCGAGGTCATCAACAAGCTGGCCCGCGTCCAGCGCCAGATGCTCCAGGACCTGGGCCGCGAGCCCACCCCGGAGGAGCTGGCCAAGGAACTCGACATGACCCCCGAGAAGGTCATCGAGGTCCAGAAGTACGGCCGCGAGCCGATCTCCCTCCACACCCCGCTGGGTGAGGACGGCGACAGCGAGTTCGGCGACCTCATCGAGGACTCCGAGGCGGTCGTCCCGGCCGACGCCGTGAGCTTCACGCTTCTGCAGGAGCAGCTGCACTCGGTGCTGGACACGCTGAGCGAGCGGGAGGCCGGCGTGGTCTCGATGCGCTTCGGCCTCACGGACGGCCAGCCCAAGACGCTCGACGAGATCGGCAAGGTCTACGGGGTCACCCGTGAGCGCATCCGCCAGATCGAGTCGAAGACCATGTCGAAGCTCCGTCACCCCTCCCGGTCCCAGGTGCTGCGCGACTACCTGGACTGAGCCCCGCCGAGGACCTTCTCCGGTGGCCGCGCGGGTGCGCACGGCCACCGGGCGTCCCACTCTGGGTGGAGTCATGCACACTCGGAGTCAGGAGGCCTCATGCGTCGTCCCTTTGCCCGTGTCCTGGCGGGAGCGCTGACCTTGGTCGCGGGAGCGGCGGCGGCCCCGCTGAGCCAGGCGCCGCGAGCAGCGGCGGACAGCGTGGTGATCGGCGGGAAGCCGGTGAAGGTGGCCGATGCCCCGTGGGTCGTGGCCCTCGCGAGCCGTGACCGGTTCGGGGGTACGCGGGGCGGGCAGTTCTGCGGGGGCGTCCTGGTGGCCCCGACCAAGGTACTGACCGCGGCGCACTGCCTGGGGCGCCAGGTGCTGGGCGGCCCGGTCGAGTCGGTCCCGGACTTCCGGGTGATCACCGGGCGTACGGAGCTGCGTGCGGAAGACGGCCGGGAGATCGCGGTGCGTTCCGCCCGGGTGAACCCCGGCTACGACCCCGGCAGCAACGCGGGCGACCTGGCCGTACTGGAGCTGGGCGAAGCCGTGCCGGCGCAGCACGTGCTGCCCATGGCGGACCCAGGGCATCCAGCGTACGCCGCGGGGACCGAGGCGGCCGTGTACGGCTGGGGCGACACGAGCGGATTCGGCGACTACGCCTACGCGCTGCGGGCCGCCAGGGTGACGGTGCTGGCGGACGAGGTCTGCGGGCGGGCGTACCCGGGGGATGCCGACGGGCAGTACCGGGCCGACTCCATGCTGTGCGCGGGGGACCGCGAGGGCGGCAAGGACGCCTGCCAGGGGGACAGCGGCGGCCCGCTGGTGGCCCAGGGGCGGCTCATCGGGCTGGTGTCCTGGGGGCGCGGCTGCGCCCGGGCGGACAGCCCGGGGGTGTACACGCGGATCGCACCGCTGATGGGGTTCGTGGCCGACTTCCCCAACGGCTCGCAGACGGGCCGGCGCGAGCGGACCCGTCCAGATGCCCACGGAGGACTGGGAGTGGGCGTACGGCCCGCCCAGGGCCCCGGGAGGGGCCTTCTGGCGGGGGAGCGGCCGGTGCCCAAGCGCTGAGCACGGCCCCGATGTCGGGCTCGGCCTGGCGCCGAGCCCGGTCCCGCCGTGGAACCGGGTCCGCGAACGGCGCCCGGTCCTGGGCATGAGGACGGGCGGTACCCCTGGGTCTCAGAGGTCCCGCCCGTCGACCGGCCTGGCCGGTCCTGGCTCGTCGGATGCGAGGTATAGGCCTTGTGTCAGCGGTCCTCGGGGTCGGCTGCATTCGCCGCCGGAGCGGACGTGAGCCGCTCGGTCTCATCCTGTATTTCCGCGGCGATCTTCTTGAGTTCCGGCTCGAACTTGCGCCCGTGGTGGGCGCAGAAGAGCAGTTCACCGCCGCTCAGCAGGACGACGCGCAGATATGCCTGGGCGCCACAACGGTCGCATCGGTCAGCGGCCGTCAGCGGGGTCGCGGGTGTCAGAACAGTAGTCACGTCGCCTCTTCTCTAGCTCGACGAGCTGTCGTACCAGGGTCAACATCCAACCAGGCCGAAAACGTTCCCGCTCGCGGCTTTTCCTCGAAACTTCCTTCCGAAGCTGGCCGGCCGTTGCCGGTTGGCGGCGAAGGAGCCGTATTGCGTTGCTTTACGGTTTCGCGTTGTCAGGTCGTTCGCTTGTCGCAGTTCTGCCCTCTCCGGCTGAGTGCCGGTTGTTCATGAGGACGTGCCCGAACACTAAATGGTTCATGCGTGGAAGGGAACGTGATGTTTGCTTCACTCCCACGGGGGATCGAACACTCGTACGGATCTGCACTAGGCTGACGAAGAGGCTGGGGTGGCGTTGCATCGGCTCTACCAGGCCTCGGTACCCTTCCAGCGGCAGCCGAGCCACCACTGCGCCCGACCGGGCCAGAAAAGAAATTCAGCGAGGAGCGAACTGCGTGACCGCCGACACGTCCGTGCCTTCCAGCGCACTGCTGACCGGAGCAGACCGGGACGGCTCCAACTACACCGCGCGGCACCTGCTCGTCCTCGAAGGACTGGAGGCCGTCCGCAAGCGCCCCGGCATGTATATCGGGTCCACCGACAGCCGTGGCCTCATGCACTGCCTGTGGGAGATCATCGACAATTCCGTCGATGAGGCCCTGGGCGGGTACTGCGACCACATCGAGGTGATCCTCCACGAGGACTCCTCCGTGGAGGTCCGGGACAACGGCCGCGGCATCCCCGTGGACATCGAGCCCAAGACCGGCCTCTCCGGGGTCGAGGTCGTCATGACCAAGCTGCACGCCGGCGGCAAGTTCGGCGGCGGGTCGTACGCGGCCTCCGGCGGCCTGCACGGCGTCGGCGCGTCCGTCGTCAACGCCCTCTCCGCCCGCCTGGACGTCGAGGTCGACCGCAACGGCGCCACGCACGCCATCAGCTTCCGCCGCGGCGTCCCGGGGATGTTCACGGAGCAGGGCCCGGACAGCCCCTTCGACCCCGACAACGGGCTGCGCAAGGGCAAGCGGGTCACCAAGGGCAAGACGGGCACCCGCATCCGGTACTGGGCCGACCGGCAGATCTTCCTCAAGGACGCCAAGCTCACGCTGGACACGCTCTACCAGCGCGCCCGCCAGACCGCCTTCCTCGTCCCGGGCCTGACCATCGTGGTGCGCGACGAGCGCGCCCTCGAAGGGGCCGGCAAGACCGAGGAGACCTTCCGCTTCGACGGGGGCATCAGCGAGTTCTGCGAGTACCTCGCCCAGGACAAGGCGGCCTGCGACGTGCAGCGCCTGACCGGCATGGGAACCTTCAAGGAGACCGTCCCGGTCCTCGACGAGCGGGGCCACATGACCCCCACCGAGGTCACCCGCGAGCTCGGCGTGGACATCGCGCTGCGCTGGGGCACGGGGTACGAGACGAACGTCAAGTCGTTCGTGAACATCATCGCCACCCCCAAGGGCGGCACCCACATCTCCGGCTTCGAGCGCTCGGTCACCAAGACCGTGAACGAGGTGCTGCGCTCGGCGAAGCTCCTGCGCGTCGCCGAGGACGACGTGGTCAAGGACGACGCGCTGGAGGGCATGACGGCGGTGGTCACCGTCCGCCTCGCCGAGCCGCAGTTCGAGGGCCAGACCAAGGAGGTGCTCGGCACCTCGGCGGCCACCCGGATCGTCGCCGCCGTGGTCGCCAAGGAGCTCAAGGCCTTCCTGACCTCCACCAAGCGCGACGACAAGCAGCAGGCCCGCGCCGTGATGGAGAAGATCGTCGCGGCCGCCCGGACCCGGATCGCCGCCCGTCAGCACAAGGAGGCGCAGCGCCGCAAGACGGCGCTGGAGTCCTCCTCGCTCCCCGCCAAGCTGGCCGACTGCCGCAGCGACGACGTGGAGCGCAGCGAGCTCTTCATCGTCGAGGGGGACTCCGCGCTCGGCACCGCCAAGCTGGCGCGGAATTCGGAGTTCCAGGCCCTGCTGCCCATCCGCGGCAAGATCCTCAACGTCCAGAAGTCGTCGGTCTCGGACATGCTCAAGAACGCCGAGTGCGGGGCGATCATCCAGGTCATAGGAGCCGGCTCGGGCCGGACCTTCGACATCGACGCCGCCCGGTACGGGAAGATCGTCCTGCTCGTGGACGCCGATGTGGACGGCGCGCACATCCGCTGCCTGCTGCTCACGCTCTTCCAGCGCTACATGCGCCCGATGGTGGAGGCGGGCCGGGTCTTCGCCGCGGTGCCCCCGCTGCACCGGATCGAGCTCGTCCAGCCGAAGAAGGGCCAGGACAAGTACGTCTACACGTACTCGGACAACGAGCTGCGCCAGACCCTGCTGGAGTACCAGCGCAAGAACATCCGGATCAAGGACTCGATCCAGCGCTACAAGGGCCTCGGCGAGATGGACGCGGACCAGCTGGCGGAGACCACGATGGATCCCCGCTTCCGTACCCTGCGGCGGATCAACATCGGCGACCTGGACTCGGCCGAGTCGGTCTTCGACCTGCTCATGGGCAATGAGGTGGCCCCGCGCAAGGAGTTCATCACCAGCTCCGCCGCCACCCTGGACCGCTCGCGGATCGACGCCTGACCGCAGCGGGCACCACCGGCGCACTGGCACACCGGTGGTCTCCGCTCCATCACCTGATGGAGTGAAGACCACCGGGACACCAGTCCGGAAACCTTCCCTCCCGCACATCCTTGTGGGCACGCGGCCAATGCGGCAGCGGACAAGGAGAGTTCGGTGGACAAGCACGAAGGTCGTGATGCCGGAACGATCCGGCTGGACGACCCCTGGTACGACGCGCTGGCCGTCGGGTGGGGCGAGGGCGCGGGTGCCGGGGTGGGCGAGGGTGCGGGCGGGGAAGCGGGCAGCGGTGCGGAAACGTCACCGCCGCGGTTCGCCGCCGCCGGCCCGCACACGCCCGGCGCGTCCGACATCTACCTCGAAGTGCAGCGCAGCGCCGCCTTCCAGGAGGTGCGCGGCCGCTACCGGAGGTTCGTCGTCCCCGCGACCGCCGGCTTCTTCCTCTGGTACGTCGCCTACGTGATCGCGGCCACCACGGCGCCCGGCATGATGGCCCGGCCTGTGGTCGGCTCGGTGAACGTGGCCCTGCTGGCGGGCCTCGG contains these protein-coding regions:
- a CDS encoding DUF485 domain-containing protein; this encodes MDKHEGRDAGTIRLDDPWYDALAVGWGEGAGAGVGEGAGGEAGSGAETSPPRFAAAGPHTPGASDIYLEVQRSAAFQEVRGRYRRFVVPATAGFFLWYVAYVIAATTAPGMMARPVVGSVNVALLAGLGQFLSTFLLTWAYARHARLRRDRAALDLRWTVFEQEQVRRADAKERDRTRGAGR